The genomic segment ATCAAACTAGTATAATTTATATAGATATCTTGGACTCTGACACAAACCGATGCAATTACTGGGTATCACTcgctgacgctccaccagacgtATCAAATCCTCTGGAATAACTTGTTATGACATAAAAAAACcacaacataaaaaaaaacaggAGTTGGAACCCAGTACGACAAATCAATAAAATTATGACGTTAATAAATTATATGTAATAATACAAAGTAAAAAGCAATGTTATGCGATGCATGAATGCTAACAAGAGAATAACGGATACCAAACAAAGTCCAAACAAATAACATAGTGGACACCCGTGCGAGTAATGCAGCATCAAATCGTGGCTCGTCCATGCACGTATCATTGGGAATGCGAATATGCAATTAGCTAAGTCGCTCGTCCCTAACTGTCATATGAAAATGTGGCTAATCATATCTCACTCATCCCTCTGATAACTCAATATATCTCAGCAGAATCAACATAAAGTATCGCAAAAGAGTCAAGGTTCAATATGTTATGCCAAAATAATTAATGCATGAATGTATCAGATAAAACATTCAAGACACATAATAGCAAACAACATACATTGAATATTCTTACACTGTAATATAGGAGTTATAATAATATAAGTTTGAGCATATCTCCACTACAACTTACAATATCACATCCCACAATAATTCTTAAAGACTTTCTGATGACTCCAAACCTTAAACTCGTCCAACGATAGAATCTACAATATAAATTTGTTATATACTTCAATATAATGCATTTTCAATGACTATGTTGTTTGTAGGATTGAAACTTGAtaggaaaaacaagaagaaaataatgaaaatgacTTGTAGAGGCAAGTGTTGAACACTTTCTCTTAAGAAGGATTTGCCCCTAACAATATGCTAAAGGTTTGTGGCAATCTTCTCCCAAGATACAACTACAACTCTTGGAAAATGAGCACTCaaatatacaagttctataacaaGGAAATGAATGTAACTCTCTCTTGTTGAAGAAGGAAAAAGAACAATATGCAAATGAAATTATGTGTTTTTGATTTTCAATAAAAtaagtatttaatgtttttcatgtgaaaAGACACGATCTTTGATTCATAGGGGTGTCCCTTAGCTATTGTAACTTACGAAAATCatcaaacaatgccaaggaATGAAAAAGAATGCTAGAAAAATCCGAAGGAACGCCAAAACGCACTTGCTGTCGAGAGCTCTCGGCAGGCGCGCGCACTTGCACGCAGATATGCTACTGCGATCATGAAGTATCCTAAATTTTTTTCAATGATGCTCGAAGTCCCCACCCATAATTGACACCTTCAGATCAGTTCTTACATTTGACTTTCCAAATTGTCGGAGAACTTTGGACAACGATATATTCACGTCTTAAAACCCTGAACAGAAAAATCCTTCACTGAAGCTATTAAAACATTTTTGCTCTTAGAAACCAATTTTACACCGATCTCTGGCCTTTCAggattgtaaaaaaaatttcgtGATGCAGAAGGAATATCAAATGAATCTGGAATTTGTTCTTCATAGACTTCATTGAAAAACTTGGGAATTTCACGTAAATATTGCTCCGTTGCAATAGGAATATTCTCTATCATTGTTGCTCCAGACATTAAAACACGCGCCGATGTCCCTTCATTTGCATTGTCAACATGATCATCATCTTCTGTGTCGATTGATGTAGTATACAAATCATCATCGCTATTCATGACATGATGCAAACTGTCCTCAAATAAATCACCTTGCTCAGGCACTGTGTTTTGTAATTGGGGCGAGAATATTTGCAGCCCCAGTAAAACTATAAAAATGTCTAACATTTGTGGTATTTTCGTCATCAGCCCATGAATTTAAATCCAATTGACATTTTCTACTAGAACCCCATGCGACATCAACTCCTTGATGGAACCGTGATATGATAATCCCAATCCCCTGAAGTAAAATCCCATTCTCGTGTTCTATTCATCCCCCATCCATAGTCTTCTTCGGTGTGAGCCGTGATATGGTGATCCCAAGGACCGGTGTCGATCTCAGAGTATGTCTGAGCTAACTGTTCATCGACGTGATACATAGAAGGTCTCGTTTCATTTAAACATATTGTTCCCAAACCTTGCGTTATCGGCATGACTACATCAAAATCGTAATCACTTACGATGCACATAATTCACCAGTTGAGAAAATGTAGTATACCGAGGGATTTTAATGGGTCTGTTCGCGTGGATATTATATCCAACCCTACCATTTTCAATAATGACATAGCCACCTACGTAAAGTAAGGTCATCACAGTATCCATGTCTGCACAGAAAACTATAACATAATGAATACATTCATAACAAAATTTGATTATGAGTTTCTTACACAAAttacaaaatataatttttagatTGGATTAAATTTCAAGAATCACTTAtaagtttattattattattaaaatatatattgttaaatcaatttaattaaaagttatatttaataataccaatgtttgtttttataataataaaaaaattgatatgacttatataaaaatttaaattttaaacatgtgtaattataattttaaatatatcaatttttaatATTAACAATTTTAACAATTAAGAGaatcaataaattttaaaataaaaaaaacataataaacagaaagaaatgaaaaattaacaagataaagttatattttttaaaatctttttcCTACATAAGCACGTGATAAAATTTTTTTACCTTAAAACTCAATttaattactaaaataaagttttaagtaaattaatttaaaatatatcattgaataaaaatatattattattattattattattattattattattattaatttaatatatgtACTGTCCAAGCGTgtaactttaaaataatcataaagaatttatattattattatttttaaaaaattaaatacatgTAACGCCTACCAACTAGGCGTGAAACATTAATTTTACAAGTATTTTTTTCcttactttattttattatattattataattaatacaCTAAATAATGAAAAACTGAAAAAGCCTCTAATATTAACTCATTCTTATAATtaagtaatataatataattacatttaaatacgaactttgaaatttttttcaaagatcaacaatttatatttattattactttcttattaataattttataatataattaatattaaaaatataaaatataacaaaattatACTGAATAGTATAATGCAACCgaacaaaattataattacataaatacaacataaataatacaattaaaatttaaGAAATTATTGAAATTACCTTTTCAAATGTGGTTGACGGAATTTGTAATTGAATTAACGAACGAtgtttaatatctacaataaatTACAAATATGATCAGAAATATTatacaaaaaaaattcaagataGAAATAAAAAACATAGATTCAACTGAGACTTGGCGCAATTCTCCCAAATTCTGATACTCAGCACAATTCTCCcgaatcaaattttgaattacTGAATCTCAGTgcaattatctcaaattctgaTATTTGACAGAATTCTCTAATAATTATAGCTAACAAATATACAGTGGagcaaagaaaaaaaatatgaagTTGCACAGGAAGAATGTCGAAAATTTGTGCTGAAGGATTGATGAAAGAATGCCGAAAACTCGGTGCAATTTATAGGCAGGAAAATAGTGTCACGGATcaacaattatttttttttaaaaaaaaatttgaatccgGAACTCAATTTTGCGGATTGCTATATTTTAACCACGTTCTCAATTttacaatattttattaaatactttttaaaattatattattttttaaaaaaaccccaTGAACGGACTACCCAAAATCTCAAATCAATTACATTACTTTTTAGTTTTTAGCAGCATCACTGAATAAttgtataaatattttattaaacaaatcttttatttattttttgatcaAAGGGGAGGGGGACACCCAAAAAAAAGTGCCTAACTAAACAAATCTTTTATTGTTGTGTCAAGTGggaatatttttctttacataCCTATGTTATCTTTATTTCCAAGCTTTTGTTTAGCTTGATAATCCTAAATCGTTCATATAATATGTCACGAAATTTTATATGGATCACTAAAGATGACTGATATGGCaaataaaaagagaaaaatCCGGGCAATTATTGCTTCAGATTAATTTTCCAATGAGTCTTGGTATTGTGTCTATATCAGCAAAGACTCCATTTTTACCTCAGTACGTCAATCATGCGCCTGCCCGTTCCTTGTTTCCCAAAAGAAATCTCCAAAACCCAGGTTGTTTTTCACTTTCTTTCTCTCACTTGGGTTGGATTGTATTTTGTTGGCGTGTTTAAGTAGGTCGATGGAACGcagattttgttttttttttgtttttgttttttttttccaattcatCGTTCGTGCTAAACTCAAGATTCTTGAGGAAAAGGAGATGGAGAATCTTGAATCGTgaaagaaacaaaaatttgaGGTTGCGTCTCACATTGTTGCTCTATGCGTCTACGTATGTGCTTTGTGGATGAATTTTGCTAGGATGCGTGATTCTGTAAGAACGTGTAATTGGTTTACTGGAAAATTGTTCTCTTGGTTTCAGTACTGATTGGGTAAAACAATTATATTTCAAGGTAACAAAATCAAGAAACACAAGCCGACTATCCTTGATCGCGTGAATGTGTGTTTTACGGCGCTACGGTAGAAAAGTGAAAAATGCATTTAAAGACCAACTTTTCTTGATGATTTTTATTGGTAAAATGACATGATTATGCTGAATCATCTATTTCGTTTCTTATATATACAATATATTTAGCTCTTCTCTTTTTGTTGCGTGCGATCATATTTTCTTAGTTTCGTACTGTCTTTTAAACTTTAGTCAAAATCTTGCCGTACCAGTTAATTGACAACGTGAATGGTGTGTTCAGGGAGGACTTTAGTTTCTCGGAGTCAAGTTCATAATCTCGAGTATTACGACAGTGAGCAACAATTAAGCCCGAAGTTAATGGATTCAAAGGCTCTGTTTCCGGCAATGGATAGGAATCTTTACCCTGATATAGAGCCATATAGCACGGGGTTTTTAAAGGTTTCTGAAATTCATTCAATATATTATGAGCAGTCTGGAAATCCAGATGGGCATGTGAGTTTTCTTGGCTCTCCAATTGCAATTGCAGCTCTGAGACTAGATACTATTTTAGTTTCAATATTTTGTTCTTGTGTTGAACTTCTTGTGCATATTGTGCTCATGAGAAGAAAAAACCCTATCTGGATCGTGTGCAATCAATTTGCACAACTAGTGTTTTAGCATACCGAACCTTCAAATTTTATCTGTTTCTCCCCTGCTTCTTTTTGTATAAAAGACCAGAACAGATCTTATTAATTTTACGGAGCTTATTGGACATTTTGATCATATTTATCGCAGCCAGTAGTTTTTTTCCATGGAGGCCCTGGAGGAGGGACTTCACCAAGTAACAGGAAATTCTTTGATCCTAATTTTTACAGGATAATTTTGTTTGACCAGGTATATTATCCGAACTATTTGGTTTTGGAGGATACTAAGTTCTAGTCGTCTGACATTTTTGTGAAAAAATCTTCTGTCAGCGAGGTGCTGGTAAAAGTACACCTCATGCTTGCCTGGAGGAGAATACAACATGGGACCTTATTGAGGAcattgaaaagttgagagaacaCTTGAAAGTCCCAGAATGGCTGGTAAATATTTTCTTCCTTGTGAATTTTGGTAAATGCTGCAATATGTGCATCCCACTAGTGGACTTTGCAGGTTTTTGGTGGTTCATGGGGGAGCACACTCGCCCTAGCATATAGTCAGTCACACCCAGATAAGGTTTCTCGAGACGTCTTTCCTATGTTTGGAAGTGATGTTTTACCTTTTGGAAATCTAGATGCAAGAGTTCATATCAATTCTTTACCAATAATCTTTTCGTTCTCACTTTTAAGGTCACTGGCATGGTCTTGAGAGGTATCTTTCTACTGCGCAAGAAAGAAATTGATTGGTTTTATGAGGGTGGCGCTGCTGCGATATTTCCAGATGGTATACTTTGTTTCCGCCCCCCTTCTTTTTTGGAGATGACAGCTGATCTTGCAGTTGCTTTATGTGTGCTTAAAATGGAAATGCTTGGTATTCAATTGAAAGGATCGACCGAATTTGTTAGTGGAAATTGTGATAGTTTGCGCACTTAATTTGTTCATTTGGGCTCAAAATATCCTTACGGgatgaaatatattttttatagaaATCAAAAGTATACTTTTTAGTCAGATTTTATATTTAGATAATGATATGTATTtgatatggttgtactgtaaTTTAGTTGTAAGATAATTTATGTTCTTTCATAGTCGTGGGCACAAAATTTCTGCTGTAGGTAGTCTACTAACGTAATGCAGCATGAATGCTATTCAGATATTATATGTTATATATATCCCAAATAACTGATATATCATACAGTTATCTATTTAAGAGAtaattaatctttttatttcatAATTAATCTTTTTTTGTCTGTGAGAAATATCCACTTGCCCATGTAGTATGCTTTGActctttcatattttttttcttgcCTTAGCACATGTTATAGTTCCACATGttaataaacaataaataactattaaaaatttatttaattcacttttttatttttagatttaaaTTTGGTAACATTGCAAAACAAAATAGCTAACAAAATctgataatatttaaatattttatttttggcatTATTTTATTGGGAAGAAATAATATGTCAACAGTTTTATATCTTAATCTATCATAAACATTGCTGAAATCTAAGTTGAATTTAGTGGTTTTTGTCCTTTTGATTTCCTAGTGCTTAAATCTACTCTAGATGGGGGCGTTATCCTCTATGTAACATATTTTTATAGCTTGGGAGTTGTTTAGAGATCTTATTCCAGCTGGTGAAAGAGGTTGTTTCGTTGATGCTTACCACAAGAGGTTAAACTCCAATGACAAGGAGACACAGGTAAGATAAGTACT from the Primulina eburnea isolate SZY01 chromosome 3, ASM2296580v1, whole genome shotgun sequence genome contains:
- the LOC140826943 gene encoding proline iminopeptidase isoform X1, which codes for MSLGIVSISAKTPFLPQYVNHAPARSLFPKRNLQNPGRTLVSRSQVHNLEYYDSEQQLSPKLMDSKALFPAMDRNLYPDIEPYSTGFLKVSEIHSIYYEQSGNPDGHPVVFFHGGPGGGTSPSNRKFFDPNFYRIILFDQRGAGKSTPHACLEENTTWDLIEDIEKLREHLKVPEWLVFGGSWGSTLALAYSQSHPDKVTGMVLRGIFLLRKKEIDWFYEGGAAAIFPDAWELFRDLIPAGERGCFVDAYHKRLNSNDKETQYKAARAWTKWEMMTAHLLPNEVNIKRGNDDEFCLAFARIENHYFVNKGFLPSDSFLLDNIEKIKHINTVIVQGRYDVCCPLMSAWDLHKAWPEADLKIVPDAGHSANEPGISEELVAATNKFKYTKEGAH
- the LOC140826943 gene encoding proline iminopeptidase isoform X2; its protein translation is MCVLRRYGRKVKNAFKDQLFLMIFIGRTLVSRSQVHNLEYYDSEQQLSPKLMDSKALFPAMDRNLYPDIEPYSTGFLKVSEIHSIYYEQSGNPDGHPVVFFHGGPGGGTSPSNRKFFDPNFYRIILFDQRGAGKSTPHACLEENTTWDLIEDIEKLREHLKVPEWLVFGGSWGSTLALAYSQSHPDKVTGMVLRGIFLLRKKEIDWFYEGGAAAIFPDAWELFRDLIPAGERGCFVDAYHKRLNSNDKETQYKAARAWTKWEMMTAHLLPNEVNIKRGNDDEFCLAFARIENHYFVNKGFLPSDSFLLDNIEKIKHINTVIVQGRYDVCCPLMSAWDLHKAWPEADLKIVPDAGHSANEPGISEELVAATNKFKYTKEGAH